The Pseudomonas sp. TH06 genome contains the following window.
GAGCAATCCGTTGGGCGGCACCATGCCCGAAGAGCGCCAGAAACAACTGCTGCGCCTGGCCTCGGACTTCGATATCCAGATCGTCGAAGACGACATCTATGGCGAGTTGATGTTCGAACAAGGGCGCACCAAGGCGCTCAAGGCCTACGACCGGCTGGATCGGGTGATCTACTGTTCGAGTTTCTCTAAAACCCTGTCGCCCGGTGTGCGCATTGGCTGGATGATTGCCGGCAAGTATCAGCAGGAAATTCAGCGCTTGCAGACCTTCAGCACGCATTCGGCGTGCAGCGTTACGCAGATGGCTATCGCCGCCTATCTGGAAAACGGTGGTTATGACCGGCATTTACGGTACATCCGCCAGGAATACCGAAAAAACCTCAGTGCCTTCCAGTTGGCGGTGCAGCAGTACTTCCCCGAAGGCACGCAAATGACCCGGCCCACGGGCGGTTTCATCCTTTGGGTGAGTCTGCCGGGGCGAGTCAATACGCAGGAATTGCATGTCCGTGCATTGCAGCAGGGCATCAGCATCGCACCGGGGCTGATCTTCAGTAACACCGAGCAATTCAACCACTGTATCCGCCTGAATTGCGGCATTCCGTGGAACCGTGAGGCGGAGCGGGCGTTGATGACGCTTGGCCTGCTGGCAACCCAACTGTGCCAGGAAACGGCCGGCGGATTCTGAACGAGCGGTGGGTCAGGCTTGTCTTGTGGCGTCCAACAAGCGAGCATATGGCCCTCTGCCGTTAGTGTCGTTGGGTCCATGAAAGCGATTTTTTCTGCCGCTGGTTTTTTGCTCTGTTTGCTGATGATCAGTCATGCGCCGGGTGTCATGGCGGCTGCGGCTCAGGAAAAACCGGCAGCGACGACCACCGCGAAAAAATCCGCAGTAGCTGAAAAGGCTGCACCAGCGAAGAAAACGCAGCAGAAAGTCGTTAAAAAACGCGCCCCGATTGCCTCCAAGTCGAAACCTGCCAGCGAAGTGGTAAAAACCAAATTGCCGCCAGCCAAACTGGACTTGAGCCTGCCCAAGGACATGGTCCAGGAGCTGAAACCGCCTGGCACCGTGGTCCTGCCTAAACGCGAACCGATCCTGCCGCAGTTTTTTGGCGAGAAAAACAGCGGATTCCAGCTCAACGGCCGTTTGCTCAGCAACGAAATGCAGTTGCAACTGCGCAACGAAGAGCGCCGGGAAGTGGAAGGTGCGGCGCTGGATTTCGAATTCAAGCAGTAAATGCCATGCATCTGTGACCCGCAGACCAGACGCTTTGTCGGAGACTGGTCAGTCACATTCACTTATCGGTAAAAACCCCGGTTCAGGGAATTTTAAACAGTCGTTTTAGCGGTTACTCTGTTCCGCGTCCCTTTTACACATCGCCCGTCGCGAGGAATTGTTCGTCATGAAATGCCGTGAAGGCTGTGGCGCTTGCTGCATTGCCCCTTCCATCAGTTCGCCGATTCCCGGCATGCCTGATGGCAAACCTGCCGGCGAACGTTGCGTGCAACTCTCGGTCGAAAACCTGTGCAGCATTTTCGGCCGACCGGAGCGCCCGGCAGTCTGTTCCGGCTTCGCTGCTGATGTCGAAGTCTGTGGCAGCAGTTCGGAAGAAGCGATCAGATTGCTCGGCTGGTGGGAGCAAATGACGGCGGCGTGATGTGTCAAACGAACGGAACTTCAACAATAAGGAATAAGACTATGGGTTCGCTGCATCGTATCGCTGTGTTGTGTGGTTTGACCGCCGTGCTGGCCACTTCCGCTGCTCAGGCTGAAGACTGGAAAGTCGCCAAGAACGAGGAGGGCATCAAGGTGTCCCTGAGCGAAGTGCCGGGTTCGGACTACAAGTCCTATCAAGGCGTCGCGCTGATGAAGACCACCATTGCCAAACTGCGCGCATTGCAGGAAGACGTTTCCGGCGCCTGTGCCTGGATTCACGAGTGCAAGACCCAGAAATTGCTCAAGCACGAAGGCGATCAGAGCTGGACCTACACCCAATTCAACACGCCGTGGCCTGTCACCCCGCGTGATTCGGTATTGCACATCACCACCGTGGAAGGCGCCGATGGCAGCCTGACCCGTAATCTTGAAGGTGTGCCGAAATACATTCCGGAAGAAAAAGGCTTTGTTCGCGTTGCTCAGGTCAAAGGTTTCTGGAAGTTCGTACCGAAAGGCGATCAGGTTGAAGTGACTTATCAAGTGCACACCGAGCCAGGCGGCAGCGTCCCGGCAATGGTCGCCAACAAGTTTGTGGTTGATGCACCGTTCAACACACTGAAAGCCCTGAAAGAACGCGCCGAGAAGTAATCGTCGCGCAGACAGCCAAACGCCCCGATCCAGTCGGGGCGTTTTGTTTTGTATCTATATTGTGTTTCCAGATATGCGTTGAACGAAATTTTCACAACACGTTCCAGACAATTCGCCCGCGCTGTTTGCACGCTGTCCCGGTCTGCCGCCGCTTTAAATGAAAGTGTCGGAGGGCAGGGCAGTAATCAATGGCAATGGTGCGGGTGATCGTGCAACATTTGCGCACCGCGCACGCCCCGGGGTCTGGAATGACCAATAGAGGGCATGGCGCCGCTGTATTTTTGCAACTTCAACTTCCAATGGGTCCTAAAACGACATGGCAAACCCGGACGCCCTGAATCAGCAGCGATCTTCTGCTCGCCTGCTGCAACCGACCGTCAAATCGCATCTGGCCTACACGCTGCTTTGTGCATTGGTCATGATGGTGATGTTTTCCGTGCTGCGCCTCGCGCTGCTGGTCTACAACCGCGAGATGATCCTCGACACCCCGGCTTCGACTTTCCTCGAAGCCTTCGCCAACGGCCTGCGTTTCGACCTGCGCCTGGTGGTTTACGTCTGCATTCCGCTGGTACTCGCACTGTTCAGTGCCCGCGCCATGGCTGCACGCGGCTTCTTCCGTCTGTGGCTGACGATTGCCTCGAGTATCGCGCTGTTCCTCGGCCTGATGGAGATGGACTTCTATCGCGAGTTCCACCAGCGCCTCAACGGTCTGGTGTTCCAGTACGTGAAAGAAGATCCGAAAACCGTGATGAGCATGCTCTGGTACGGTTTTCCGGTGGTTCGCTATCTGCTGGCCTGGGTCATCGGCACCGTCATTCTGACCCTGGCGTTCAAAGGCGCCGACCGTGCCACGCGTCCGCGCGGGCCGTTCAGTGGCGGCAGCGTCAGCACCCGTCAGGTGGCACCGTGGTACACACGCCTTGCGGTATTCGTGGTCTGCCTGCTGATCTGCGTGGTCGCCGCTCGTGGCACTCTGCGTCAAGGCCCGCCAATGCGTTGGGGTGACGTCTACACCACCGACTCGAACTTCGCCAACCAGCTCGGTCTCAACGGTACGCTGTCGCTGATCGCCGCCGCCAAGGACCGCATGGGCGAAGATCGCGACAACATCTGGAAAGCCACGCTGCCGCAAGAACAAGCGCAGAAAGTCGTGCGTGACATGCTGCTGATGCCGGACGACAAACTGGTCGATGCCGACATCGCCGCCGTGCGCCGTGACTACACGCCGCCAGCCGACAAGACCCTGCCGATCAAGAACGTCGTGGTAATCCTGATGGAAAGCATGGCCGGTCATTCGGTCGGCGCCTTGGGTGCACCGGGCAACATCACGCCATACCTGGACAAACTGTCGAAGGAAGGCCTGCTGTTCGACCGCTTCTTCTCCAACGGTACGCACACCCACCAGGGTATGTTCGCGACAATGGCCTGCTTCCCCAACCTGCCAGGTTTCGAATACCTGATGCAGACCCCGGAAGGCAGCCACAAACTGTCCGGTCTGCCGCAGTTGCTCAGCGCCCGTGACTACGACGACGTGTACGTCTACAACGGTGACTTCGCCTGGGACAACCAGTCGGGCTTCTTCAGCAACCAGGGCATGACCAACTTCGTTGGCCGTAACGACTTCGTCAACCCGGTGTTCTCCGATCCGACCTGGGGCGTGTCCGACCAGGACATGTTTGACCGTGGCTTGGTCGAGCTGAAGGCGCGGGAAAACGGCAAGCCGTTCTACGCACTGCTGCAAACCCTGTCCAACCACACGCCGTACGCGTTGCCGACGCCATTGCCGGTCGAGCGCGTGACCGACCGCGGTTCGCTTAACGAACACTTGACCGCGATGCGTTACGCCGACTGGGCATTGGGTCAGTTCTTCGAGAAGGCGCGTAAAGAGCCGTACTTCAAGGAAACCCTGTTCGTCATCGTCGGCGACCACGGTTTTGGCAACGAACGCCAGATTACTGAAATGGACCTGGGCCGCTTCAACGTGCCGATGCTGATGATTGCCCCGGGCATTCAGGAGAAGTTCGGTACGCGTGACCACACCGTGGGTACGCAGATCGACATCGTGCCGACCATCATGGGCCGTCTGGGTGGCGAAGTGCGTCATCAGTGCTGGGGCCGTGACTTGCTCAACCTGCCGGAAGGCGACACCGGTTTCGGTGTGATCAAACCGTCGGGCAGCGAGCAGACCACCGCCATCGTCACTGCTGACGAGATCCTCGTACTGCCGAAAGAGAAGGAAATGGCACCGAAGATCTGGAAGTACCAACTGGGTGCCAACCCGAGTGCCGAAGTCGTTCCGGACGCACCGCGCACCGCCGAGTTGAAACTCAAGCTGGAATCGTTCCTGCAAACGGCGACCAAGAGCCTGATGGACAACACTGCCGGCGTGATTAACGGCAAGCCGGACTGATTGCTCGTTAGAGCAAAGTCCGCGCAATAAAAAAGAGGCCCTGAACAGGGCCTCTTTTTTTATGCCGGAATCTTTATATCCGACCGAGTAACAACAGCACCAACAGCACGACCAACACCACGCCGATAATGCCCGAAGGGCCATAACCCCAACTTCTGGAGTGCGGGAAGACCGGCAGACCACCGATCAGCAACAGGATCAGGATAATGATAAGAATTGTGCCCATGTCGATTTCCTTGTTGATTGTGTTCGAGAAGTCTTGCTGTTCAAGGGGCGACTGGAGACTAAGTAATTCCAGACGGCTTACAAAATCCGACTGGTGCGAATGAGCGAAAATTCAATGTTTTTTTAATGTATTTGGATTACTCGCTTATTTCCTTTACAGCGACAGATCAAAAGATCGCAGCCTGCGGCAGCTCCTACACGAGTTCACTAGTAGGAGCTGCCGAAGGCTGCGATCTTTTGATCCTGTATTCAGCATTCTGATGGAGCGTGGGATACCAAAGATCCTTCGCTACACTCGGCTGATCTTCCCCAGAACAACAAGGCTGTCCGCTATGCAAAATCGCATGATGATCACTGGTGCAGGCTCGGGCCTGGGTCGCGAAATCGCGCTGCGCTGGGCGCGTGAAGGCTGGCGACTGGCCTTGTCGGATGTCAGTGAACCCGGCCTGCAGGAAACCCTGAAAATGGTCCGCGAGGCGGGCGGCGATGGCTTCATCCAGCGCTGCGATGTGCGTGATTACAGCCAACTCACCGCATTCGCCCAGGCCTGCGAACAGAACTTCGGCGGCATCGACATCATCGTCAATAACGCCGGCGTCGCCTCGGGCGGGTTCTTCAGCGAACTGTCGCTGGAGGACTGGGACTGGCAGATCGCGATCAACCTGATGGGCGTGGTCAAGGGCTGCAAAGCGTTCTTGCCACTGCTTGAACAAAGCAAAGGCAAGATCATCAACATCGCTTCCATGGCGGCGCTGATGCAAGGCCCGGCGATGAGCAACTACAACGTGGCCAAGGCTGGCGTGGTGGCATTGTCGGAAAGTCTGCTGATCGAACTGGCGCAACAGGAAGTTGGCGTGCACGTTGTTTGCCCGTCGTTCTTCCAGACCAATCTGCTCGACTCTTTCCGTGGACCGACCCCGGCCATGAAAGCTCAGGTCGGCAAACTGCTGGAAAGTTCGCCGATCACTGCCGCGGACATTGCCGACTACATCTATCAGCAAGTGGCCGCCGGCGAATTCATGATCCTGCCGCATGAGCAGGGCCGCATGGCCTGGGCGATCAAGCAGAAAAACCCGCAACTGCTCTACAACGAAATGACCGCCATGGCGGAAAAAATGCGTGCCAAGGCCAAGCAGAGCAATAGCTGACCTTGCCCCCGGCGTTTGGCGTCGATAGGGTGGCCGCAATGGTCACCCTGTCTGGACGTGCAAATGCTCAATTACCTGTGGTTCTTCCTCGCGGCGCTGTTTGAAATCGCCGGTTGTTTCGCCTTCTTCATGTGGCTGCGTCAGGGCAAAAGCGCCTTGTGGGTGATTCCTGCGCTGCTCAGCCTGACCCTGTTCGCGCTGCTGTTGACGCGAGTCGAGGCGGCCTATGCCGGTCGCGCCTACGCCGCTTATGGCGGGATCTACATCGTCGCTTCGATTGGCTGGCTGGCGGTGGTCGAGCGGGTTCGGCCGTTGGGTTCAGACTGGATCGGCGTGGCGTTGTGCGTGATCGGTGCCAGCGTGATTTTGTTTGGTCCACGCTTTTCCGCCGCTTGAGAAGAAGCGTGTTTAACGATTTGCAGGAAATGTCTGAAGGGCAGTCGCGCTGCACCGCGTAGGGCATTACTGATTTGCTCGCAACGCATTGTAGAGCCGCCGCAAGCCGCGCATCTT
Protein-coding sequences here:
- a CDS encoding translation initiation factor 2, whose product is MKAIFSAAGFLLCLLMISHAPGVMAAAAQEKPAATTTAKKSAVAEKAAPAKKTQQKVVKKRAPIASKSKPASEVVKTKLPPAKLDLSLPKDMVQELKPPGTVVLPKREPILPQFFGEKNSGFQLNGRLLSNEMQLQLRNEERREVEGAALDFEFKQ
- a CDS encoding YkgJ family cysteine cluster protein, with the translated sequence MKCREGCGACCIAPSISSPIPGMPDGKPAGERCVQLSVENLCSIFGRPERPAVCSGFAADVEVCGSSSEEAIRLLGWWEQMTAA
- a CDS encoding START domain-containing protein, encoding MGSLHRIAVLCGLTAVLATSAAQAEDWKVAKNEEGIKVSLSEVPGSDYKSYQGVALMKTTIAKLRALQEDVSGACAWIHECKTQKLLKHEGDQSWTYTQFNTPWPVTPRDSVLHITTVEGADGSLTRNLEGVPKYIPEEKGFVRVAQVKGFWKFVPKGDQVEVTYQVHTEPGGSVPAMVANKFVVDAPFNTLKALKERAEK
- a CDS encoding LTA synthase family protein, producing the protein MANPDALNQQRSSARLLQPTVKSHLAYTLLCALVMMVMFSVLRLALLVYNREMILDTPASTFLEAFANGLRFDLRLVVYVCIPLVLALFSARAMAARGFFRLWLTIASSIALFLGLMEMDFYREFHQRLNGLVFQYVKEDPKTVMSMLWYGFPVVRYLLAWVIGTVILTLAFKGADRATRPRGPFSGGSVSTRQVAPWYTRLAVFVVCLLICVVAARGTLRQGPPMRWGDVYTTDSNFANQLGLNGTLSLIAAAKDRMGEDRDNIWKATLPQEQAQKVVRDMLLMPDDKLVDADIAAVRRDYTPPADKTLPIKNVVVILMESMAGHSVGALGAPGNITPYLDKLSKEGLLFDRFFSNGTHTHQGMFATMACFPNLPGFEYLMQTPEGSHKLSGLPQLLSARDYDDVYVYNGDFAWDNQSGFFSNQGMTNFVGRNDFVNPVFSDPTWGVSDQDMFDRGLVELKARENGKPFYALLQTLSNHTPYALPTPLPVERVTDRGSLNEHLTAMRYADWALGQFFEKARKEPYFKETLFVIVGDHGFGNERQITEMDLGRFNVPMLMIAPGIQEKFGTRDHTVGTQIDIVPTIMGRLGGEVRHQCWGRDLLNLPEGDTGFGVIKPSGSEQTTAIVTADEILVLPKEKEMAPKIWKYQLGANPSAEVVPDAPRTAELKLKLESFLQTATKSLMDNTAGVINGKPD
- a CDS encoding DUF3309 family protein; translation: MDMGTILIIILILLLIGGLPVFPHSRSWGYGPSGIIGVVLVVLLVLLLLGRI
- a CDS encoding SDR family oxidoreductase: MQNRMMITGAGSGLGREIALRWAREGWRLALSDVSEPGLQETLKMVREAGGDGFIQRCDVRDYSQLTAFAQACEQNFGGIDIIVNNAGVASGGFFSELSLEDWDWQIAINLMGVVKGCKAFLPLLEQSKGKIINIASMAALMQGPAMSNYNVAKAGVVALSESLLIELAQQEVGVHVVCPSFFQTNLLDSFRGPTPAMKAQVGKLLESSPITAADIADYIYQQVAAGEFMILPHEQGRMAWAIKQKNPQLLYNEMTAMAEKMRAKAKQSNS
- a CDS encoding YnfA family protein; the encoded protein is MLNYLWFFLAALFEIAGCFAFFMWLRQGKSALWVIPALLSLTLFALLLTRVEAAYAGRAYAAYGGIYIVASIGWLAVVERVRPLGSDWIGVALCVIGASVILFGPRFSAA